The following are encoded together in the Novosphingobium resinovorum genome:
- a CDS encoding recombinase family protein yields MTRVGYARVSTIDQDLDIQVARLKAAGCEILRSETGSGASRTGRTELETIMQFLRADDELVVLRLDRLGRSTRDVLNLVHELDQKGASLRVLEPEVTTAGSMGRMVITILGMVADMELTFIKDRQRAGIEAARAEGVYKGRKKNIDDDEIRRRITAGASKASVARDLKISRMTVYRALDVIPSRIGLPEKPPSVTIALHLTIENFNKHGRGRKPARERIEAMLERDYQMQKTGNCDYTLTVAYDQGADGVSLDDEIASLQTEMFNIAESYRCSIETDVYEIGGQERAW; encoded by the coding sequence ATGACCCGCGTCGGCTACGCCCGCGTCAGCACCATCGACCAGGATCTCGACATCCAGGTTGCCCGGTTGAAGGCAGCGGGCTGTGAAATCCTCCGCTCCGAAACAGGCTCGGGCGCATCGCGCACTGGACGCACGGAGCTTGAGACGATCATGCAGTTCCTGCGCGCCGATGACGAACTCGTCGTCCTGCGTCTCGATCGGCTCGGTCGCTCCACACGCGATGTTCTCAATCTGGTTCATGAACTCGACCAGAAGGGAGCCTCATTGCGGGTGCTTGAGCCGGAGGTGACGACGGCCGGAAGCATGGGGCGGATGGTGATCACCATTCTGGGCATGGTCGCGGACATGGAACTGACGTTCATCAAGGACCGGCAGCGCGCCGGGATCGAGGCGGCGCGCGCCGAAGGCGTCTACAAAGGCCGGAAGAAAAACATCGATGACGATGAAATCCGACGCCGGATCACCGCCGGCGCGAGCAAGGCCAGCGTCGCGCGCGACCTCAAGATCTCAAGAATGACCGTCTATCGGGCGCTTGACGTCATTCCTTCAAGGATCGGGCTGCCGGAAAAGCCGCCTTCTGTCACCATCGCCCTGCATCTGACCATCGAGAACTTCAACAAGCATGGTCGTGGCAGAAAGCCCGCTCGCGAGCGCATTGAGGCGATGCTGGAGCGGGATTACCAGATGCAAAAGACCGGGAACTGCGATTACACGCTGACCGTCGCCTATGATCAGGGTGCCGATGGCGTCAGCCTCGATGATGAGATCGCATCTCTCCAGACAGAGATGTTCAACATCGCAGAGAGCTACAGGTGCTCGATCGAGACCGATGTTTACGAGATTGGAGGACAAGAGCGAGCCTGGTAG